In Streptomyces sp. SLBN-118, the following are encoded in one genomic region:
- a CDS encoding GMC oxidoreductase, which produces MPEVPPAQNQEESAYDYDVIVVGSGFGGSVSALRLTEKGYRVGVLEAGRRFTRETLPKNSWDLRNYLWAPALGLFGIQRIHLLGNVMVLAGAGVGGGSLNYANTLYVPPAAFFQDPQWKDITDWQDELAPYYDQAKRMLGVRLNPTMTPSDIHLKATAQAMGVGDTFHMAPVGVYFGDGEDADGTATARPGEEVDDPYFGGVGPSRKACTECGECMTGCRHGAKNTLNENYLYLAERAGAEVHPMTSVVSVTEDSRGGFAVSTLPSDNKRKGQGRTFTARRVVIAAGTYGTQTLLHRMKDSGLLPRISTRLGELTRTNSEALVGALTDNRRYRRKHGAEKVDFTRGVAITSSIHPDENTHIEPVRYGRGSNAMGSLTILQVPYSARSRVAAWLGNMARHPWLAVRSLSSRRWSERAIIGLVMQSLDNSLTTYRKSKGIGKGLLTARQGHGAPNPNQIPEATRAASLLAEEINGYAGSNIGELMGTPLTAHFLGGCPIGASAEEGVIDPYHRLWGHPGISVVDGAAVSANLGVNPSLTITAQAERAISLWPNNGEEDTRPQQGAAYERLPAVAPKSPAVPDSAFGALRLPFLGMPAVPPKQS; this is translated from the coding sequence ATGCCCGAGGTACCCCCTGCCCAGAATCAGGAAGAATCCGCGTACGACTACGACGTCATCGTCGTCGGCTCGGGCTTCGGCGGCTCGGTCTCCGCGCTGCGGCTGACCGAGAAGGGCTACCGGGTCGGCGTCCTGGAGGCGGGCCGCCGCTTCACGCGCGAGACGCTGCCCAAGAACTCCTGGGACCTGCGCAACTATCTCTGGGCCCCTGCGCTCGGCCTCTTCGGCATCCAGCGCATCCATCTGCTCGGCAATGTGATGGTGCTGGCGGGCGCGGGGGTGGGCGGCGGGTCGCTCAACTACGCCAACACTCTGTACGTCCCGCCCGCGGCCTTCTTCCAGGACCCGCAGTGGAAGGACATCACCGACTGGCAGGACGAGCTCGCTCCGTACTACGACCAGGCCAAGCGGATGCTGGGCGTGCGGCTCAACCCGACGATGACCCCCTCGGACATCCATCTCAAGGCGACCGCCCAGGCGATGGGCGTGGGCGACACCTTCCACATGGCCCCGGTCGGCGTCTACTTCGGCGACGGCGAGGACGCCGACGGCACGGCGACGGCCAGGCCGGGGGAGGAGGTCGACGACCCGTACTTCGGGGGAGTGGGTCCCTCCCGCAAGGCGTGCACCGAGTGCGGCGAATGCATGACGGGCTGCCGCCACGGCGCGAAGAACACCCTCAACGAGAACTACCTCTACCTGGCGGAAAGGGCGGGCGCGGAAGTCCACCCCATGACCTCGGTCGTCTCCGTCACCGAGGACTCGCGCGGCGGCTTCGCGGTCAGCACCCTGCCCAGCGACAACAAGCGCAAGGGGCAGGGGCGTACGTTCACGGCGCGCCGGGTCGTCATCGCCGCCGGTACCTACGGCACCCAGACCCTCCTGCACCGGATGAAGGACAGCGGACTTCTGCCGCGGATCTCGACGCGGCTGGGCGAGCTGACCCGTACCAACTCCGAGGCCCTGGTGGGAGCGCTGACCGACAACCGCCGCTACCGCAGGAAGCACGGAGCCGAGAAGGTCGACTTCACGCGCGGAGTCGCCATCACGTCCTCGATCCACCCCGACGAGAACACCCACATCGAGCCGGTGCGTTACGGCAGGGGCTCGAACGCGATGGGCAGCCTGACGATCCTCCAGGTCCCCTACAGCGCCCGGTCCCGGGTCGCGGCCTGGCTCGGCAACATGGCCAGGCACCCCTGGCTCGCGGTCCGTTCGCTCTCCAGCCGCCGCTGGTCGGAGCGGGCCATCATTGGTCTGGTCATGCAGTCGCTGGACAACTCCCTGACGACGTACCGCAAGTCGAAAGGCATCGGCAAGGGACTGCTCACCGCCCGCCAGGGCCACGGTGCTCCCAACCCCAACCAGATCCCGGAGGCCACCCGCGCCGCGTCGTTGCTCGCCGAGGAGATCAACGGCTACGCGGGCTCCAACATCGGCGAACTGATGGGGACCCCGCTGACGGCCCACTTCCTGGGCGGCTGCCCGATCGGCGCCTCCGCCGAGGAGGGTGTCATTGACCCGTACCACCGGCTGTGGGGCCACCCGGGCATCTCGGTCGTCGACGGCGCGGCGGTCTCGGCGAACCTGGGTGTGAACCCGTCGCTGACGATCACGGCACAGGCGGAGCGGGCGATCTCGCTCTGGCCCAACAACGGCGAGGAGGACACCCGCCCGCAGCAGGGCGCGGCCTACGAGCGCCTCCCGGCGGTGGCCCCGAAGTCACCGGCGGTGCCGGATTCGGCGTTCGGGGCGCTGAGGCTGCCGTTCCTGGGCATGCCGGCGGTCCCGCCGAAACAGTCCTGA
- a CDS encoding protein kinase: protein MDDYAGRVLADRYRLPLPPSDAYELVETRAFDTYSGQEVLVRQVPLPEVVDAEVVETDGIGGSVPSRTQGRTTRRPTDPAVRRAIEAAQAAAQIPDHPRLDQVFDVFAEGGSLWIVSERVAARPLAALLAEHPLSPYRAAEVASDVLTALRVLHAHGWTHRNITSRTVLVCDDGRVVLTGLASGAAEEALCGYAPVPGPPDDELAGIPGPPEAAEQGEAAPLEAGTYADPDDEDPEDEDTDADGDDGPYGASPGARVALPRPGSGVPDARAARAGAIAAYRAGARAAARADENEREGDRPVQAGFDPDWWARRPGEPGPPLDIDVDDIDDDIDDEEEDGGWSGPGRVRLAGRWHDASFPAQDGPRPLPAGGSPGAGRPAARGHNDPYGARPALPGPRPGSLPAPSRPGGSAQDALRADAQRADAQRRPVVAEVRAPTGHWDEIVAGGTIPAYRGPATPLAAERARQARIAVVGAVTERWAPEQAGPVHENWQLAAPVGPATDLWALGALLYRAVQGHAPYPEESAVELVQLVCSEPPAFAEECGPLRPVVESLLRQDPTERPDFEELRGWLRSLVRSAPEPEAGMDVVPVPSAPADGSRLPVVRRRGELVRKRRGSAEVVHGRHRHKKSRRERRGPRSLGRTLLLLVLLLLVAAVAYAVVFMPKADSQQRDGSHGKNGGRPTATGPGPDASAPDNRPSTPATSPGAQQPQTSAPAGNIPYGYALRKDPEGFQIAVQKSWQRHPINDVGQVRYTDGDFILIVVPGRDTVKANGDDPLTYQRDKERELQPWRDSSWAGASGLRRIEVGQQAMAEGQFTWQDSNGREVYVRNLALVIGGAYHVVQVIGPEDQRDKVAEVHQEATKAYRTTR, encoded by the coding sequence GTGGACGACTATGCGGGAAGGGTGCTCGCCGACCGCTACCGCCTGCCGCTGCCGCCCTCCGACGCGTACGAACTGGTGGAGACCCGCGCGTTCGACACCTACAGCGGGCAAGAAGTCCTGGTGCGGCAGGTGCCGTTGCCGGAGGTCGTGGACGCCGAGGTCGTCGAGACGGACGGCATTGGCGGGTCGGTGCCGAGCAGAACACAGGGGCGTACGACACGGCGGCCCACGGACCCGGCGGTGCGGCGGGCCATCGAGGCCGCGCAGGCTGCCGCGCAGATACCTGACCATCCGCGCCTGGACCAGGTCTTCGACGTTTTCGCAGAGGGCGGTTCTCTCTGGATAGTGAGCGAACGGGTCGCCGCGCGGCCGCTCGCGGCGCTTCTGGCGGAGCATCCGCTCAGTCCCTACCGGGCGGCCGAAGTCGCCTCCGACGTACTGACCGCGCTGCGGGTGCTGCACGCGCACGGCTGGACGCATCGCAACATCACCTCCCGTACGGTCCTCGTCTGCGACGACGGGCGCGTCGTCCTGACGGGACTGGCGTCGGGAGCGGCGGAGGAGGCGCTGTGCGGGTACGCCCCGGTGCCGGGCCCTCCGGACGACGAGTTGGCAGGAATACCCGGGCCGCCCGAGGCGGCGGAGCAGGGGGAAGCTGCGCCCCTGGAGGCGGGGACGTACGCGGATCCGGACGACGAGGACCCGGAGGACGAGGACACCGACGCAGACGGGGACGACGGTCCGTACGGGGCTTCGCCCGGCGCCCGGGTTGCCCTGCCGCGGCCCGGAAGCGGGGTGCCGGATGCCCGGGCCGCGAGGGCGGGTGCGATCGCTGCCTACCGCGCGGGGGCACGGGCCGCGGCGCGCGCCGACGAGAACGAGCGCGAGGGTGATCGTCCGGTCCAGGCGGGCTTCGACCCCGACTGGTGGGCCCGGCGGCCGGGTGAGCCGGGCCCGCCCCTCGACATTGACGTAGACGACATCGACGACGACATCGACGACGAGGAAGAGGACGGCGGTTGGTCCGGCCCCGGCCGCGTCAGGCTGGCCGGTAGGTGGCACGACGCCTCCTTCCCGGCCCAGGACGGCCCGCGCCCCCTCCCGGCGGGTGGCAGCCCCGGCGCCGGCCGTCCCGCAGCACGCGGCCACAACGACCCCTACGGCGCCCGCCCGGCCCTTCCCGGCCCCCGCCCCGGCAGCCTGCCCGCCCCCTCCCGTCCTGGCGGTAGCGCCCAGGATGCGCTGCGGGCCGATGCCCAGCGCGCCGATGCCCAGCGCAGGCCCGTCGTCGCCGAGGTCCGGGCGCCCACCGGGCACTGGGACGAGATCGTCGCGGGCGGCACCATCCCCGCCTACCGCGGCCCCGCCACGCCCCTGGCCGCCGAGCGCGCCCGGCAGGCGCGGATCGCGGTCGTCGGCGCGGTCACCGAGCGATGGGCCCCCGAGCAGGCCGGACCCGTCCATGAGAACTGGCAGTTGGCCGCCCCCGTCGGCCCCGCAACCGACCTCTGGGCGCTGGGCGCCCTGCTCTACCGGGCCGTTCAGGGTCATGCCCCCTACCCCGAGGAGAGCGCAGTCGAGCTGGTCCAGCTCGTCTGCTCCGAGCCGCCCGCCTTCGCCGAGGAGTGCGGCCCGCTGCGCCCGGTCGTCGAGTCGCTGCTGCGTCAGGACCCCACGGAGCGCCCGGACTTCGAGGAATTGCGAGGCTGGCTGCGTTCGCTCGTGCGGTCCGCGCCCGAGCCCGAGGCGGGGATGGATGTCGTGCCGGTCCCGTCGGCCCCGGCCGACGGCTCCCGACTGCCTGTCGTGCGCCGCCGGGGCGAGCTGGTGCGCAAACGCCGCGGCTCGGCCGAAGTGGTGCACGGCCGCCATCGCCACAAGAAGTCCAGGCGTGAGCGGCGCGGCCCCCGGTCCCTCGGTCGCACCCTCCTGCTGCTGGTGCTGCTCCTTCTGGTGGCTGCCGTCGCGTACGCCGTGGTGTTCATGCCGAAGGCCGACTCGCAGCAGCGGGACGGTTCCCACGGCAAGAACGGCGGGCGTCCGACGGCGACCGGTCCCGGCCCCGATGCCTCAGCCCCCGACAACCGGCCCTCGACTCCCGCCACCAGCCCCGGTGCCCAGCAGCCCCAGACATCCGCACCCGCCGGGAACATCCCCTACGGCTACGCGCTGCGCAAGGACCCGGAAGGTTTCCAGATCGCCGTCCAGAAGTCCTGGCAGCGCCACCCGATCAACGACGTCGGCCAAGTCCGCTATACGGACGGAGATTTCATTCTGATCGTCGTGCCGGGCCGTGACACCGTGAAGGCGAACGGCGACGATCCGCTGACATACCAGCGCGACAAGGAGCGCGAACTCCAGCCGTGGCGCGACTCGTCGTGGGCCGGGGCGTCCGGGCTGCGCCGTATCGAGGTGGGGCAGCAAGCCATGGCCGAGGGGCAGTTCACCTGGCAGGACAGCAACGGCCGAGAGGTGTACGTACGCAATCTCGCCCTCGTCATCGGCGGCGCCTACCACGTCGTCCAGGTGATCGGACCGGAGGACCAGCGGGACAAGGTGGCCGAGGTCCACCAGGAGGCCACGAAGGCCTATCGGACCACTCGCTAG
- a CDS encoding serine/threonine-protein kinase, with protein sequence MEHSQSTGAGLLLAGRYRLSETIGSGGMGKVWRAHDEVLHRVVAVKELTAGRYVSEADRIVLHARTQKEARAAARISHPGVVTVHDVLEHDARPWIVMQYVDGPSLADAAKESGRIPAAEGARIGLHVLRALGAAHAAGVLHRDVKPANVLLSRDGRVLITDFGIAAIEGDSTITRTGEIVGSIDYLAPERVRGADPGPASDLWSLGATLYTAVEGESPFRRSSPLASMQAVVGEEPGQPEWAGPLAPVIMALLRKDPAARPSAAEAEQMLVEAMGERRATPRKPQVPAQRATERHTRPVTTQVPAPTPAAPAPVPGPGPGTTARAERPRRGGRLRRAAIVVVLAAVVGGGAGLAAMQYAGGDNDGGRTGNRPTAQPATSPAEPAGWHRVNDPEGFSLLVPKGWTRQADGDQIDYTPDDGKHRIRISSNASPEFETSYMHMLDMERGLAKRLPQYKRLKLGQNTYRDQENSARWEFTWNEKNTFAGPRRAIDQLYVEENGTEYALYMSGPAEDWATTRQQFDTMLRGWRPPA encoded by the coding sequence GTGGAACACAGTCAAAGCACGGGCGCGGGTCTACTGCTCGCCGGACGCTACCGGCTGAGCGAGACCATCGGCAGCGGCGGCATGGGCAAGGTGTGGCGCGCGCACGACGAGGTGCTGCACCGGGTCGTCGCGGTCAAGGAGCTGACCGCCGGGCGGTACGTCTCCGAGGCGGACCGCATCGTTCTGCATGCCCGCACCCAGAAGGAGGCCCGGGCCGCGGCCAGGATCAGCCATCCTGGTGTCGTCACCGTCCACGACGTCCTCGAACACGACGCCCGTCCCTGGATCGTGATGCAGTACGTCGACGGGCCCTCTCTCGCCGACGCGGCCAAGGAGAGCGGGCGCATCCCGGCCGCTGAGGGAGCCCGTATCGGGCTGCACGTGCTGCGCGCGCTCGGCGCCGCACACGCGGCCGGAGTGCTCCACCGGGACGTCAAACCCGCCAACGTCCTGCTCAGCCGCGACGGCCGGGTGCTCATCACCGACTTCGGGATCGCCGCGATCGAGGGCGACTCGACGATCACCCGGACCGGGGAAATCGTCGGGTCCATCGACTACTTGGCTCCTGAGCGGGTACGTGGCGCCGACCCCGGACCCGCCTCCGACCTCTGGTCGCTCGGCGCGACGCTGTACACGGCGGTGGAGGGCGAGTCGCCCTTCCGGCGCTCGTCGCCACTGGCCAGCATGCAGGCGGTCGTGGGCGAGGAGCCGGGTCAGCCCGAGTGGGCCGGGCCGCTCGCGCCCGTCATCATGGCGCTGCTGCGCAAGGATCCCGCTGCCCGCCCCTCGGCCGCCGAGGCCGAGCAGATGCTGGTGGAAGCGATGGGAGAGCGGCGGGCCACCCCGCGGAAGCCGCAGGTGCCCGCGCAGCGGGCGACGGAGCGGCACACCCGGCCCGTGACGACGCAGGTTCCGGCGCCGACGCCCGCTGCTCCGGCGCCTGTTCCGGGTCCCGGACCTGGCACGACGGCCCGGGCCGAGCGGCCCCGGCGCGGCGGCAGGCTGCGCAGGGCCGCGATCGTCGTCGTACTCGCGGCGGTTGTCGGCGGCGGCGCGGGACTTGCCGCCATGCAGTACGCGGGCGGTGACAACGATGGCGGGCGTACGGGCAACCGGCCGACGGCCCAGCCGGCCACCTCCCCGGCCGAGCCGGCCGGATGGCATCGCGTGAACGACCCGGAAGGCTTCAGCCTGCTCGTACCGAAGGGCTGGACCCGCCAGGCGGACGGCGACCAGATCGACTACACGCCCGACGACGGCAAGCACCGCATCCGGATCAGCAGTAACGCTTCGCCTGAATTCGAGACCTCGTACATGCACATGCTGGACATGGAGAGAGGTCTGGCGAAGCGGCTTCCTCAGTACAAGAGGCTGAAGCTGGGCCAGAACACCTACCGTGACCAGGAGAACTCCGCGCGCTGGGAGTTCACCTGGAACGAGAAGAACACCTTCGCCGGTCCGCGCCGTGCCATCGACCAGCTGTACGTCGAGGAGAACGGCACGGAGTACGCGCTCTACATGTCCGGCCCAGCCGAGGACTGGGCGACGACGCGTCAGCAGTTCGACACCATGCTCCGTGGCTGGCGGCCTCCGGCATGA
- a CDS encoding succinic semialdehyde dehydrogenase has protein sequence MTDSQAPAAALGTNPTAAAPAGARTAADVVTPEVVAQLTRGVIGSGRTANHTPFTGRKLADLPESTPEDVAEAFERARAAQPAWAAIPARARAAVLLRFHDLVLERQAEVLDLIQLETGKARLHAHEEVQAVAVAARHYGRKAPAYLKPKRHMGVVPVLTKTTELRQPRGVVGQIAPWNYPFELSVGDALPAFVSGNAVVMKPDTETALTALWARDLLIEAGMPAEVFQIVIGEGPVVGPEVVKHADYVSFTGSTRTGREVAQGAAARLVGVSLELGGKNAMLVLHDADIEKAAAGAIRACFSSAGQLCISIERLYVHESIADVFVDRFAARTKAMRLGNSLAYGADMGSLVGERQLETVTRHVEEAVAKGATLVAGGVARPDVGPLFYEPTILDGVEAPMAVCTEETFGPVVSIYRFKDEDEVVKQANATPYGLNSSVWTKDGKRGHAVAAKLRTGTVNINEGYAPAYGSVQSPMGGMKDSGLSRRHGSEGILKYTEAQTVAQQRLMPLAPSFGMDDEKYAAFMSRSLKAMKALRLR, from the coding sequence ATGACGGACTCGCAGGCCCCCGCCGCCGCCCTGGGCACCAATCCGACAGCAGCCGCCCCGGCCGGTGCGCGCACCGCAGCAGACGTGGTCACTCCCGAGGTGGTCGCGCAGCTCACCCGCGGTGTGATCGGCTCCGGCCGTACCGCGAACCACACCCCCTTCACCGGTCGGAAGCTGGCTGATCTGCCCGAGTCCACCCCCGAGGACGTCGCCGAGGCCTTTGAGCGCGCCCGGGCGGCCCAGCCCGCCTGGGCCGCGATTCCGGCCCGCGCCCGCGCAGCCGTCCTGCTCCGCTTCCACGACCTCGTACTCGAGCGCCAGGCCGAGGTCCTCGACCTCATCCAGCTGGAGACCGGCAAGGCCCGCCTCCACGCGCACGAGGAGGTCCAGGCCGTCGCCGTTGCCGCCCGTCACTACGGCCGGAAGGCGCCCGCCTATCTCAAGCCCAAGCGCCACATGGGTGTGGTCCCCGTCCTGACGAAGACCACCGAACTGCGTCAGCCGCGCGGCGTCGTCGGCCAGATCGCGCCCTGGAACTACCCGTTCGAACTCTCCGTCGGCGATGCGCTCCCCGCGTTCGTCTCCGGCAACGCCGTCGTGATGAAGCCCGACACCGAGACCGCGCTCACCGCGCTGTGGGCCCGCGACCTGCTCATCGAGGCCGGAATGCCCGCCGAGGTCTTCCAGATCGTCATCGGCGAAGGCCCGGTTGTCGGCCCGGAAGTCGTCAAGCACGCGGATTACGTCTCCTTCACCGGTTCCACTCGCACCGGCCGCGAGGTCGCCCAGGGCGCGGCCGCCCGCCTGGTCGGCGTCTCCCTCGAACTCGGCGGCAAGAACGCCATGCTGGTGCTGCACGACGCCGACATCGAGAAGGCCGCGGCCGGAGCGATCCGCGCCTGCTTCTCCTCCGCGGGCCAGCTCTGCATCTCCATCGAGCGGCTGTACGTCCACGAGTCGATCGCCGACGTCTTCGTGGATCGGTTCGCCGCCCGTACGAAGGCGATGCGCCTCGGCAACTCCCTCGCGTACGGAGCCGACATGGGCTCTCTGGTGGGCGAGCGTCAGCTGGAGACCGTCACCCGCCATGTCGAGGAGGCCGTCGCCAAGGGCGCCACGCTCGTTGCGGGCGGCGTCGCGCGCCCCGACGTCGGCCCGCTGTTCTACGAGCCGACGATCCTGGACGGCGTCGAGGCGCCGATGGCCGTCTGCACCGAGGAGACCTTCGGCCCTGTCGTCTCGATCTACCGCTTCAAGGACGAGGACGAGGTCGTCAAGCAGGCCAATGCCACTCCGTACGGCCTGAATTCGAGCGTCTGGACCAAGGACGGCAAGCGCGGCCACGCCGTCGCCGCGAAGCTGCGCACCGGCACCGTCAACATCAACGAGGGCTACGCCCCCGCGTACGGCAGCGTGCAGTCCCCGATGGGCGGCATGAAGGACTCCGGCCTCAGCCGGCGACACGGTTCGGAGGGCATCCTCAAGTACACCGAGGCACAGACCGTGGCCCAGCAGCGGCTGATGCCGCTGGCGCCGTCCTTCGGCATGGACGACGAGAAGTACGCCGCTTTCATGAGCCGCAGCCTGAAGGCGATGAAGGCCCTGCGCCTTCGCTAG
- a CDS encoding serine/threonine-protein kinase, with the protein MGTVWRADDELLGRRVAVKELHPEDARGGRSASPYTSAAAPLREARAVARVKHPHVIVVHDVVVDDGLPYIVMELVDGGSLAERITRGGPVDVAEAARIGLALLGALRAAHQLGVLHRDLKPANVLIEESTGRVVLTDFGIAQLAGSTTITDSGSFVGSPEYTAPERMQGETAGPESDLWSLGVLLCAAVSGESPFRRDSLGGILHAVVEDEIRPPAQAAPLLPVVLGLLDRDPERRLGATEAEELLRTYVTTGAVPVPAGLNVPTRRDARADSRRDTGRDSTPTPRAPAPQQPVTPAPARAGRRHAPLLAVAALVAALAGAGGAAAVLFQGDGGGGAAAGPSSTKETSSPSVSAAQSPAAKAEPNPTVTVTRSPTPPPAKKPVAPEGYLSVSDPDGFALVVPEGFVRSQDDKRVYYMAPDKDIRIGIRVQSPAPDGPLGSMRRSDADGPNTNPGYRDGKVTPTTHNGLTAALWEFSWDGFSKAEGDRHTFDICWDENGTMYDVWVSAPVGRTDEARRHFDTALDSFTPAG; encoded by the coding sequence ATGGGCACCGTGTGGCGGGCGGACGACGAGCTGCTCGGCCGTCGGGTAGCCGTCAAGGAGCTCCATCCGGAGGATGCGAGGGGCGGCCGTTCGGCGTCCCCGTACACATCCGCGGCCGCGCCGCTGCGGGAGGCCCGCGCCGTTGCCCGGGTCAAGCATCCGCATGTGATCGTCGTCCATGACGTGGTCGTCGACGACGGACTTCCGTACATCGTCATGGAACTGGTCGACGGCGGCTCGCTCGCCGAACGGATCACCCGCGGCGGACCCGTCGACGTGGCGGAGGCGGCGCGGATCGGGCTCGCGCTGCTCGGCGCACTGCGGGCCGCGCATCAACTGGGTGTGCTGCACCGTGATCTGAAGCCCGCCAATGTCCTCATCGAGGAGTCCACGGGGCGGGTCGTCCTGACCGATTTCGGTATCGCACAGCTCGCCGGGTCCACGACGATCACCGATTCGGGGTCGTTCGTCGGATCGCCCGAGTACACCGCGCCGGAGCGGATGCAGGGCGAGACAGCCGGCCCCGAGTCGGATCTGTGGTCGCTGGGAGTGCTCCTCTGCGCGGCGGTGAGCGGCGAATCGCCGTTCCGCCGCGACTCGTTGGGCGGCATTCTGCACGCGGTCGTCGAGGACGAGATCCGCCCGCCCGCCCAGGCCGCTCCGCTGCTGCCGGTCGTGCTGGGGCTGCTCGACCGGGACCCGGAGCGCAGGCTCGGCGCGACGGAGGCGGAGGAACTGCTGCGTACGTACGTCACGACGGGGGCCGTACCGGTGCCCGCCGGGCTGAACGTCCCCACCCGCCGCGACGCCCGGGCGGACTCCCGCCGCGACACGGGCCGCGACAGTACTCCGACGCCACGCGCGCCCGCGCCGCAGCAGCCCGTGACCCCTGCGCCCGCGCGTGCTGGACGCCGGCATGCGCCGCTGCTGGCCGTGGCGGCGCTCGTCGCCGCGCTGGCCGGGGCGGGAGGGGCGGCAGCGGTCCTGTTCCAGGGCGACGGAGGTGGCGGCGCCGCCGCGGGTCCGAGCAGTACCAAGGAGACCAGTTCGCCTTCGGTGAGTGCGGCACAGTCGCCCGCCGCGAAAGCCGAGCCGAATCCCACGGTGACCGTGACCAGGTCGCCCACGCCGCCACCCGCCAAGAAGCCCGTCGCGCCCGAGGGATATCTCTCGGTCTCCGACCCGGACGGCTTCGCGCTCGTCGTCCCCGAGGGCTTCGTACGCTCCCAGGACGACAAGCGCGTCTACTACATGGCGCCGGACAAGGACATCAGGATCGGCATCCGGGTACAGAGCCCGGCTCCCGACGGGCCGCTCGGATCGATGCGCCGCTCGGACGCGGACGGACCGAACACCAACCCCGGCTACCGCGACGGCAAGGTCACCCCGACCACGCACAACGGGCTGACCGCCGCGCTCTGGGAGTTCTCCTGGGACGGCTTCTCCAAGGCCGAGGGGGACCGGCACACGTTCGACATCTGCTGGGACGAGAACGGCACGATGTACGACGTGTGGGTCTCGGCCCCGGTCGGCAGGACGGACGAGGCGCGACGGCACTTCGACACCGCGCTGGACTCCTTCACACCCGCGGGGTGA